The following are encoded together in the Halopseudomonas salegens genome:
- a CDS encoding TAXI family TRAP transporter solute-binding subunit — MQVLKHIWLFIRTNLWIIPLALLLAWGLIRFLDPAPPRHLVMTTGSETGAYHGFAQRLAERLEHQGLSLELRPSKGSMENLQRLVADNPDVQIGMVQGGTAGLLDSAQRSRLQALAALYHEPLWLFQRTGESVDTLADLNALRLGVGAEGSGTWAVVKALFAEAGQQERFGSLNQGLWQPLDSQSAASALLAGELDAAFLVLPADHPLISRLVADPELELADFAQAEALAARLPYLRQLHIPMGLLDIAGNLPPSSASVLSPVATLVVNEAFHPALATLILQESREILREGTLLDAPDAFPAATPLDLPLSNEADYYHRNGVPMLQRYLPFWIASLVDRYVVLLIPFIAIMIPLFRSMGPLYRWRIRARVFRWYGQLRRIDRLIQNDQIQNQRDEELANLHQLEDDLTRVDVPLSYAHELYTLHLHVRYMISRLESIPTDE, encoded by the coding sequence ATGCAGGTGCTCAAGCACATATGGCTGTTTATCCGGACCAATCTGTGGATTATTCCCTTGGCGCTGCTGTTGGCCTGGGGGTTGATCCGTTTCCTTGATCCGGCGCCGCCACGACATCTGGTCATGACCACGGGAAGCGAAACAGGGGCGTATCACGGTTTTGCCCAACGGCTGGCCGAACGACTGGAACACCAGGGCTTGAGCCTGGAACTGCGTCCCAGCAAAGGTTCAATGGAAAACCTGCAGCGGCTTGTGGCCGACAATCCCGATGTGCAGATTGGTATGGTTCAGGGCGGTACGGCAGGCTTGCTGGATAGCGCTCAGCGCAGTCGCTTGCAGGCTCTGGCTGCGCTGTATCACGAACCGCTGTGGTTATTTCAGCGCACCGGAGAGTCGGTAGACACGCTGGCTGACCTGAATGCCCTGCGCCTCGGGGTAGGTGCTGAAGGTAGTGGCACCTGGGCGGTGGTCAAGGCCTTGTTTGCCGAAGCCGGTCAGCAGGAACGCTTTGGCAGTCTGAATCAGGGATTGTGGCAGCCATTGGATAGCCAGTCTGCGGCTTCAGCCTTGCTGGCAGGTGAGCTGGATGCAGCCTTTCTGGTCTTGCCGGCGGATCATCCACTGATCAGTCGATTGGTGGCTGACCCGGAACTGGAGCTGGCTGATTTCGCTCAGGCCGAAGCTCTGGCTGCCCGCTTGCCTTACCTGCGGCAATTGCACATTCCGATGGGCCTGCTGGATATAGCTGGCAATCTGCCGCCAAGCAGTGCCAGCGTCTTGTCACCGGTTGCCACCCTGGTGGTCAATGAGGCATTTCACCCGGCCCTGGCGACGCTTATCCTGCAGGAATCGCGGGAAATACTGCGTGAAGGAACCTTGCTGGACGCCCCGGATGCTTTCCCGGCCGCGACCCCATTGGATTTACCCTTGAGCAATGAGGCGGATTACTACCACCGCAATGGTGTGCCCATGCTGCAGCGATATCTGCCATTCTGGATTGCCTCGCTGGTCGATCGCTATGTGGTGCTGCTGATACCTTTTATCGCCATTATGATCCCGCTGTTTCGCAGTATGGGCCCACTCTATCGTTGGCGCATCCGTGCGCGGGTATTTCGCTGGTACGGCCAGCTGCGACGTATTGATCGACTGATCCAGAATGATCAGATTCAGAACCAGCGAGATGAAGAGCTGGCTAATCTGCATCAACTGGAAGATGACCTGACACGGGTCGACGTACCGCTATCCTATGCGCATGAGTTGTATACGCTGCATCTGCATGTGCGTTACATGATCAGTCGGCTGGAGTCGATCCCGACTGATGAATGA
- a CDS encoding alpha/beta hydrolase — MSVPFLRAVGLASLSLLTACSPLAPINAFIPDDSYQLQADQAYGTHKRQHLDVYFPAGDLDKAPVALFFYGGSWRGGSKDNYTFVGEALAARGIIAVIADYRVYPDVTYPDFLHDSAAALAWVIEQRSDWQPQPGPLVVMGHSAGAYNAAMLALDPRWLARHGLSPTDLDAWVALAGPFEFLPILNPRVKPVFHHPETPLDSQPIEHVGEHSPPALLMAARPDRLVDPERNTQAMADKLSAAGVAVDTHYFDSRNHFTLLLTLAHPFQDWDPVLDITVDFIHQSGSTPAD; from the coding sequence ATGTCAGTGCCTTTTCTACGCGCCGTTGGTCTGGCCAGCCTGTCTTTGCTCACCGCATGTTCACCCTTGGCCCCGATCAACGCCTTCATCCCTGATGACAGTTACCAGCTGCAGGCTGACCAGGCATACGGCACGCACAAAAGACAGCACCTTGATGTGTACTTCCCGGCAGGAGATCTGGACAAGGCTCCGGTGGCGCTATTCTTTTACGGCGGCAGTTGGCGCGGTGGCAGCAAGGATAACTACACCTTTGTCGGCGAAGCACTGGCGGCCAGAGGTATCATTGCCGTAATCGCCGATTACCGCGTATATCCTGACGTCACCTACCCTGACTTTCTGCATGACAGTGCCGCTGCACTGGCCTGGGTGATCGAACAACGTAGCGATTGGCAACCGCAACCGGGCCCGCTGGTGGTCATGGGGCATAGCGCCGGGGCCTACAATGCTGCCATGCTGGCCCTTGACCCGCGCTGGCTCGCCAGGCATGGACTGAGCCCGACGGATCTGGATGCCTGGGTAGCACTGGCCGGGCCATTCGAGTTTTTGCCCATCCTCAACCCCCGGGTCAAACCGGTCTTTCACCACCCCGAGACGCCACTGGATTCACAACCGATCGAGCATGTCGGCGAGCATAGCCCTCCGGCATTACTGATGGCCGCCCGCCCTGATCGTCTGGTCGACCCTGAGCGCAACACCCAGGCGATGGCTGACAAGCTTTCAGCAGCTGGTGTCGCCGTCGACACCCACTACTTTGATTCCCGCAATCACTTCACTCTGCTGCTGACACTGGCACACCCCTTTCAGGACTGGGATCCGGTGCTGGATATCACGGTCGACTTCATTCATCAGTCGGGATCGACTCCAGCCGACTGA
- the fabI gene encoding enoyl-ACP reductase FabI, with protein MGFLSGKRVLIVGVASKLSIASGIAAAMHREGAELAFTYQNDKLKGRVEGFAEGWGSSADLCFPCDVADDAQIEQVFVELGKQWDSLDCIVHSVGFAPGDQLEGDFTDVTTREGFRIAHDISAYSLVALAKAGRPMMQGRNGSILTLSYLGAERTMPNYNVMGMAKASLEAGVRYLAGSLGPEGTRVNAVSAGPIRTLAASGIKSFRKMLAYNEKQTPLRRNVTIDEVGNAGAFLCSDLASGISGEIMYVDGGFNTTAMGNLED; from the coding sequence ATGGGATTTCTCAGCGGAAAACGTGTACTTATCGTTGGCGTTGCCAGCAAGCTGTCAATTGCATCCGGCATTGCCGCCGCCATGCACCGGGAAGGTGCCGAACTGGCTTTTACCTACCAGAATGACAAGCTAAAGGGTCGGGTTGAAGGCTTTGCTGAAGGCTGGGGCTCCAGCGCCGATCTCTGCTTCCCCTGCGATGTTGCCGATGATGCGCAGATCGAGCAGGTGTTCGTCGAGCTGGGCAAGCAATGGGATAGCCTGGACTGCATCGTGCACTCGGTCGGTTTTGCCCCCGGTGACCAGCTGGAAGGCGACTTCACCGATGTCACCACCCGTGAAGGCTTCCGCATTGCCCACGACATCAGCGCCTACAGCCTGGTCGCCCTGGCCAAGGCCGGTCGACCGATGATGCAGGGGCGCAACGGCAGCATCCTGACCCTGTCCTACCTCGGGGCCGAGCGCACCATGCCCAATTACAACGTCATGGGCATGGCCAAGGCCAGCCTGGAAGCCGGTGTACGTTACCTGGCCGGCAGCCTGGGCCCGGAAGGCACCCGCGTCAACGCCGTGTCCGCCGGACCGATCCGTACTCTGGCTGCCTCAGGCATCAAGAGCTTCCGCAAGATGCTGGCCTACAACGAGAAACAAACCCCGCTGCGCCGCAACGTCACCATTGATGAAGTCGGCAACGCTGGCGCCTTCCTCTGCTCCGACCTGGCCTCGGGTATTTCCGGGGAAATCATGTACGTGGACGGTGGCTTCAATACCACTGCCATGGGCAATCTGGAAGACTAA
- a CDS encoding ABC transporter ATP-binding protein: MSTSPLIRIENLSVAFTGEHERVLALHDVSLDIHAGETLALVGESGSGKSITAHSILRLLPYPQASHPSGSIHYHGEDLLNCPEKRLRQIRGNRISMIFQEPMTSLNPLHSVERQINEVLLLHKGLGKRAARERTLELLHLVGLPEPEKRLGAYPHELSGGQRQRVMIAMALANEPELLIADEPTTALDVTVQQTILDLLQSLQEKLGMALLLISHDLNLVRKVAHRVCVMHEGSVVEANDCEALFTRPEHPYTQKLLDAEPSGEPVEADDGASTLLRAEQLRVWFPIKKGVFKRTVDHVKAVTDASFSLQQGQTLGIVGESGSGKTTLGLALLRLAESQGLIEFQGQRLDGLNQSQVRPFRRQFQVVFQDPFGSLSPRMSVAQIVSEGLEIHRLGTVEEREQWVIQALQEVGLDPDSRHRYPHEFSGGQRQRIAIARALVLKPSLILLDEPTSALDRTVQGQVVSLLRDLQSRHNLTYLFISHDLAVVKALSHQLMVMRQGEIVEQGSARKVFADPQHDYTRQLLQAAFATPAKRPGSVTGNPAPAASETQQE; encoded by the coding sequence ATGAGCACATCGCCCCTGATCCGCATCGAAAACCTTAGCGTCGCCTTTACCGGCGAGCATGAACGCGTGCTCGCGCTGCACGATGTCAGCCTGGATATTCACGCCGGTGAAACTCTGGCACTGGTGGGTGAAAGTGGCTCGGGTAAATCCATTACCGCGCATTCGATACTGCGCCTGCTGCCCTACCCGCAAGCCAGCCACCCCAGTGGCAGCATCCATTACCATGGTGAAGACCTGCTGAACTGTCCGGAAAAACGCCTGCGGCAGATTCGTGGCAATCGCATTTCGATGATATTCCAGGAGCCGATGACCTCGCTCAACCCGCTGCATTCGGTCGAGCGTCAGATCAATGAGGTCTTGCTGCTGCACAAGGGCCTGGGCAAGCGCGCCGCGCGTGAACGCACTCTGGAATTGTTGCATCTGGTCGGCCTGCCAGAGCCGGAAAAGCGTCTCGGCGCCTACCCGCACGAACTCTCTGGCGGCCAACGCCAGCGCGTGATGATTGCCATGGCGCTGGCCAACGAGCCGGAACTGCTGATCGCCGATGAGCCGACCACTGCGCTGGATGTCACCGTGCAGCAAACCATTCTCGACCTGCTGCAGTCCCTGCAGGAAAAGCTCGGTATGGCGCTGCTGTTGATCAGCCACGATCTCAACCTGGTGCGCAAGGTGGCGCATCGAGTATGTGTCATGCACGAAGGTTCGGTCGTCGAAGCCAATGACTGTGAAGCACTCTTTACCCGGCCAGAGCATCCGTACACGCAAAAACTGCTGGATGCCGAACCCAGTGGTGAACCGGTCGAGGCCGATGACGGTGCCAGTACCCTGTTGCGTGCCGAGCAACTGCGCGTCTGGTTTCCGATCAAGAAAGGCGTATTCAAGCGTACGGTCGACCATGTCAAAGCGGTTACCGATGCCAGCTTCAGCCTGCAGCAGGGGCAGACACTGGGCATTGTCGGCGAAAGCGGTTCGGGCAAGACCACGCTGGGGCTTGCGCTGTTGCGCCTGGCCGAGAGTCAGGGCCTGATCGAGTTTCAGGGCCAGCGTCTGGATGGTCTGAACCAGAGCCAGGTGCGGCCCTTTCGGCGCCAGTTTCAGGTGGTCTTCCAGGACCCCTTCGGCAGCCTGAGCCCGCGCATGTCGGTGGCGCAGATTGTCAGCGAGGGACTGGAAATTCATCGTCTGGGTACGGTTGAAGAGCGCGAGCAGTGGGTGATCCAGGCCCTGCAGGAAGTCGGTCTGGACCCGGATAGCCGGCACCGCTATCCACATGAATTTTCCGGCGGCCAGCGGCAACGCATTGCGATTGCCCGGGCGCTGGTGTTGAAGCCGTCACTGATCCTGTTGGACGAGCCAACCTCGGCACTGGATCGTACGGTACAGGGACAAGTAGTCAGCCTGCTGCGTGATTTGCAGTCGCGGCATAATCTGACCTATCTGTTCATCAGCCATGACCTGGCGGTGGTCAAGGCCCTCAGCCACCAACTGATGGTCATGCGCCAGGGCGAAATCGTCGAACAGGGTTCGGCCAGGAAGGTGTTTGCCGACCCGCAACACGACTACACGCGTCAGTTGTTGCAGGCCGCCTTCGCCACACCGGCAAAACGGCCCGGTTCAGTTACCGGAAACCCGGCCCCAGCGGCCAGTGAAACACAACAGGAATGA
- a CDS encoding ABC transporter permease, which produces MPRLSPLNQRRFARFKANRRGWWSLHIFMLLFVLSLGAELIANDKPLVMSYESSLYFPVFKRYAETEFGGEFPIRADYRDTYIQQLIIEEGDGWMLWPPIPYRYNSINYELEVPAPAPPSAENWLGTDDQARDVMARVIYGFRVSVLFALTLTILSSIIGVVAGAIQGFYGGKIDLFGQRFIEIWSGLPVLYLLIIMASFVEPSFWWLLGIMLLFSWMALVDVVRAEFLRGRNLEYVRAARAMGASNTVIMFRHILPNAMVATLTFFPFILTGGVITLTSLDFLGFGLPPGAPSLGELIAQGKANLQSPWLGLTAFIVLSLMLTLLVFIGEALRDAFDPRKA; this is translated from the coding sequence ATGCCACGACTCTCGCCACTGAATCAACGCCGATTTGCCCGCTTCAAGGCCAACCGCCGTGGCTGGTGGTCGCTGCATATCTTCATGCTGCTCTTTGTACTCAGCCTGGGTGCGGAGCTGATCGCCAATGACAAGCCGCTGGTCATGAGCTACGAGAGCTCGCTGTATTTCCCGGTATTCAAGCGTTACGCCGAAACCGAGTTTGGTGGTGAATTCCCGATTCGCGCCGATTACCGTGACACCTATATCCAGCAATTGATTATCGAGGAAGGCGACGGCTGGATGCTCTGGCCACCGATCCCTTACCGCTATAACAGCATCAATTACGAGCTGGAAGTCCCGGCGCCGGCGCCGCCTTCCGCCGAAAACTGGCTGGGTACCGATGACCAGGCGCGCGATGTCATGGCCCGGGTGATCTACGGTTTTCGCGTCTCGGTGCTCTTTGCCCTGACGCTGACCATCCTGAGTTCCATCATTGGCGTAGTAGCCGGGGCCATTCAGGGGTTTTACGGCGGCAAAATCGATCTCTTTGGCCAGCGCTTTATCGAGATCTGGTCCGGCCTGCCGGTGCTGTATCTGCTGATCATCATGGCCAGTTTTGTCGAGCCCAGCTTCTGGTGGCTGCTCGGCATCATGCTGCTGTTCTCCTGGATGGCACTGGTCGATGTGGTGCGCGCCGAGTTCCTGCGCGGGCGCAATCTCGAATATGTGCGCGCTGCGCGCGCCATGGGGGCCAGCAACACTGTGATCATGTTCCGGCACATTCTGCCCAATGCCATGGTGGCCACACTGACCTTCTTCCCCTTTATTCTGACGGGCGGGGTAATTACCCTGACCTCCCTGGACTTTCTCGGCTTTGGCCTGCCACCCGGCGCGCCCTCTTTGGGTGAGCTGATTGCCCAGGGTAAAGCCAACCTGCAATCGCCCTGGCTGGGGCTGACTGCCTTTATCGTGCTGTCACTGATGCTGACCCTGCTGGTGTTTATCGGTGAAGCCCTGCGCGATGCCTTCGATCCGAGGAAAGCATGA
- a CDS encoding microcin C ABC transporter permease YejB, translating to MLAYIIRRLLLIIPTIFGILLINFMIIQAAPGGPVEQMIAQLEGFEGGTSRISGSAAGDAATGSNYRGAQGLDPDIIAEIERMYGFDRPAHERFWMMIKGYLTFDFGDSFFRDTPVIDLIIEKMPVSISLGLWTTLITYLISIPLGIRKAVRHGSSFDVWTSSLIIVGYAIPGFLLAILLIVLFAGGSYLDWFPLRGLTSNNWGELSTWGKIKDYAWHLVLPITAMVIGSFATLTMLTKNCFLDEIGKQYVVTARAKGLSEGRVLYGHIFRNAMLLIIAGFPAALISVFFTGALLIEVIFSLDGLGLLGFEAAINRDYPVMFGTLYIFTLLGLIVKLIGDITYTLVDPRIDFASREG from the coding sequence ATGCTGGCCTATATCATTCGCCGTCTGCTGCTGATCATTCCGACCATCTTCGGCATACTGCTGATCAACTTCATGATTATCCAGGCGGCGCCAGGCGGGCCGGTTGAGCAGATGATTGCCCAGCTGGAAGGCTTTGAAGGCGGCACCAGTCGCATTTCCGGCAGCGCCGCCGGGGATGCCGCGACCGGCAGCAACTATCGCGGTGCACAAGGGCTGGACCCGGACATCATTGCCGAGATCGAGCGTATGTACGGCTTTGACCGCCCGGCCCATGAGCGTTTCTGGATGATGATCAAGGGCTATCTGACCTTTGATTTCGGCGACAGTTTTTTCCGCGACACGCCGGTCATCGACCTGATCATCGAGAAAATGCCGGTATCCATTTCACTGGGCCTGTGGACCACCCTGATCACCTATCTGATATCCATCCCCCTTGGCATCCGCAAGGCAGTGCGCCATGGCAGCTCCTTTGATGTATGGACCAGCTCGCTGATCATTGTCGGCTACGCCATCCCCGGCTTCCTGCTGGCGATTCTGTTGATCGTGCTGTTCGCCGGCGGCAGCTATCTTGACTGGTTCCCCTTACGCGGGCTGACATCGAACAACTGGGGGGAGCTGAGTACCTGGGGCAAGATCAAGGATTACGCCTGGCATCTGGTACTGCCGATTACCGCCATGGTCATCGGCAGCTTTGCCACCCTGACCATGCTGACCAAGAACTGCTTTCTCGATGAAATCGGCAAGCAGTACGTGGTGACCGCACGTGCCAAGGGCCTGTCGGAAGGCCGCGTACTCTATGGCCACATTTTTCGCAACGCCATGCTGCTGATCATTGCCGGTTTCCCGGCCGCCCTGATCAGTGTGTTCTTTACCGGCGCCCTGTTGATCGAGGTTATTTTCTCCCTGGACGGGCTTGGCTTGCTCGGCTTCGAGGCCGCCATCAACCGGGATTACCCGGTCATGTTCGGCACCCTGTATATCTTCACCCTGCTCGGACTGATCGTGAAGTTGATTGGGGACATTACCTACACCCTGGTCGATCCACGGATCGACTTCGCCAGCCGGGAGGGTTAA
- a CDS encoding extracellular solute-binding protein: MLKSLATGLLLLVIGGVALAQPGQHALTLYGEPPKYPAGFTHFDFVDPNAPKGGTLRLSGFGSFDSLNGFISRGTSAERLGLIYDTLTFHALDEPFTEYGLIAERIERAGDNTWVRFHLRDNARFHDGEAITADDVVFTFNTLVDDGAPFYRAYYGDVKEVVADDRLTVTFHFHHGRNRELPLVLGQLQVLPAHYWAEHDFTRTTLDPPLGSGPYRISRVNAGRSISFERDPDYWAKDLPVNRGMYNFDRIMVEYYRDTGVALEAFKAGQFDFNQEVSARNWATGYNSPPLRDGRIIQEEILNNNTQGMQGFVFNLRRPHFQDRRVRKAISLLFDFEWSNGSLFHNAYTRSDSYFSNSEMAAHGEPDVDELALLEPWRDQLPASTFGPAWVPPRNDGSGMIRPRMREAYQLLLDAGWKIENDQMVNPQGEPLRFEFLLVQADFERILLPYKRNLASLGIDMNLRRVDVSQYINRLRSRDFDMVVTSYSQSNSPGNEQREYWHSSSADNPGSRNLMGLKDPAIDALVEGLIESDSREELITHTRALDRVLRDGHYIVPNFHTRYYRVAYWNKFAHPPEPPRYDLGLYTWWVDEARDAALDGQHPIIDVEED; encoded by the coding sequence ATGCTGAAATCATTGGCCACGGGGCTGTTATTACTGGTGATCGGGGGAGTAGCGCTGGCACAACCGGGCCAGCACGCACTTACTTTGTATGGGGAGCCGCCAAAATATCCGGCGGGCTTCACGCATTTTGACTTCGTTGATCCGAATGCCCCCAAAGGTGGCACCCTGCGCCTGTCCGGTTTTGGCAGCTTTGACTCCCTGAATGGCTTCATCAGTCGTGGCACCAGTGCTGAACGTCTCGGCCTGATCTATGACACCCTGACCTTCCATGCCCTGGACGAGCCCTTTACCGAATACGGTCTGATTGCCGAACGCATTGAGCGAGCCGGCGACAATACCTGGGTACGTTTTCATCTGCGCGACAACGCCCGCTTTCATGATGGTGAAGCCATCACCGCAGATGACGTGGTGTTTACTTTCAATACATTGGTGGACGACGGCGCGCCCTTTTACCGGGCCTATTACGGTGACGTCAAAGAAGTGGTGGCGGATGACCGCCTGACCGTTACCTTTCACTTCCACCACGGTCGCAACCGTGAACTCCCCCTGGTACTCGGCCAACTGCAGGTATTGCCAGCACATTACTGGGCCGAGCACGATTTCACCCGCACAACTCTGGATCCGCCACTGGGTAGCGGCCCCTACCGCATCAGCCGGGTCAATGCCGGGCGCAGCATCAGCTTCGAGCGCGACCCGGACTACTGGGCGAAAGACTTGCCCGTCAACCGCGGCATGTACAATTTCGATCGCATCATGGTCGAGTATTACCGCGATACCGGCGTAGCACTGGAGGCCTTCAAGGCCGGCCAGTTCGACTTCAACCAGGAAGTCAGTGCGCGCAATTGGGCAACCGGCTACAACAGCCCGCCCCTGCGTGACGGCCGCATCATTCAGGAAGAGATTCTCAACAACAATACCCAGGGCATGCAGGGTTTTGTTTTCAACCTGCGCCGCCCGCACTTCCAGGATCGCCGGGTGCGCAAGGCCATCAGCCTGCTGTTCGACTTCGAATGGTCCAACGGCAGCCTGTTCCATAACGCCTATACCCGTAGCGACAGCTACTTCTCCAATTCTGAAATGGCCGCCCATGGCGAGCCGGATGTAGACGAACTGGCCTTGCTGGAGCCCTGGCGCGATCAGCTGCCAGCGAGCACCTTCGGCCCGGCCTGGGTCCCCCCGCGCAACGATGGCAGCGGCATGATACGACCGCGTATGCGTGAAGCCTATCAACTGTTGCTGGACGCCGGCTGGAAAATTGAAAATGATCAGATGGTGAATCCCCAGGGCGAACCGCTGCGGTTTGAATTCTTGCTGGTACAAGCCGATTTCGAGCGTATTCTGCTTCCCTACAAGCGCAACCTGGCCAGCCTGGGTATCGATATGAACCTGCGCCGGGTGGATGTCTCGCAATACATCAACCGCCTGCGCTCGCGGGATTTCGACATGGTGGTCACCAGCTACAGCCAGTCCAATTCACCCGGTAATGAACAGCGTGAATATTGGCACTCTTCCAGCGCCGACAATCCTGGTAGTCGCAATCTGATGGGACTGAAAGACCCGGCAATTGATGCCCTGGTCGAGGGTCTGATCGAATCCGATTCGCGTGAAGAGCTGATTACCCACACCCGCGCACTGGATCGGGTATTGCGTGATGGTCATTACATAGTGCCCAATTTCCACACCCGCTATTATCGCGTAGCCTACTGGAACAAGTTTGCCCATCCACCCGAACCGCCACGCTATGATCTGGGGCTCTATACCTGGTGGGTTGACGAGGCCAGGGACGCTGCCCTGGACGGGCAACACCCGATCATCGACGTCGAGGAAGACTGA
- a CDS encoding LysM peptidoglycan-binding domain-containing protein: MTTTPHFARARWRLGASLGLMFFLAGCQTTSKLPTEPITPHAERVLPVLPADVKASPEPVAAYELTVPDDSIWARIRSGYQLQEQAQNQARIQQQLHFYARHPRYFEQTAPRAERYLHYVVEQLEERQMPKEFALLPFIESAYNPQANSHAQAAGIWQFIPSTGRHFELHQDWWYDGRRDITASTQAALDYLSQLSERFEGDWLLALAAYNCGGGCVSRAITRNEQQGLPTDYWSLRLPRETMHYVPKLLAMAQVVEQPERFGTPLPDLPDAPYFAAIDLNRQLDLHKAAELAEISPNELRQLNPAYHQRITAPRREYQLLVPVDKAESFSAALEALPDSAWVDYQPYQVRRGDNLSTIAQRHSVSITAIRDINNLRGNLIRAGQTLMLPKPLETAQGNNVPQQASAQSSTSSYTVRSGDSLWTIARQHGISVASLKQTNNLSSNALQIGQQLRLPGSTASNQQQTTYTVRSGDSLYSIARRFKIEIDHIRNWNTLGRHLQPGQQLTLYLP, from the coding sequence ATGACAACCACACCCCACTTCGCCAGGGCGCGCTGGCGACTCGGTGCATCTCTTGGCCTGATGTTTTTCCTCGCTGGCTGCCAGACCACCAGCAAGCTGCCAACCGAACCCATTACCCCCCATGCTGAACGCGTATTGCCGGTGCTTCCGGCTGACGTCAAAGCCTCACCCGAACCCGTTGCCGCGTACGAACTGACCGTTCCTGATGACAGCATCTGGGCTCGCATCCGAAGCGGTTATCAGCTGCAGGAGCAGGCACAGAACCAGGCACGCATCCAGCAACAGCTGCATTTCTATGCGCGTCACCCGCGCTATTTCGAGCAGACCGCGCCGCGCGCGGAGCGCTATCTGCATTATGTAGTCGAGCAATTGGAAGAACGGCAGATGCCGAAGGAATTCGCTCTGCTGCCCTTTATCGAAAGCGCCTATAACCCCCAGGCCAACTCGCATGCCCAGGCTGCCGGGATATGGCAGTTTATTCCCTCCACCGGTCGTCACTTCGAGCTACATCAGGACTGGTGGTACGACGGCCGCCGCGACATCACCGCATCGACCCAGGCCGCTCTGGATTACCTCAGTCAACTGAGCGAACGCTTTGAAGGCGACTGGTTGTTGGCACTGGCTGCCTATAACTGCGGCGGTGGATGCGTCAGTCGCGCTATCACGCGTAATGAACAGCAGGGATTGCCGACTGATTACTGGAGCCTGCGCCTGCCGCGCGAAACCATGCACTATGTCCCCAAGTTACTGGCCATGGCGCAGGTGGTTGAACAACCCGAGCGTTTCGGTACCCCCTTGCCCGATCTTCCGGATGCACCCTATTTCGCCGCAATTGACCTGAATCGCCAACTGGACTTGCACAAGGCAGCCGAACTGGCAGAGATTTCACCCAATGAATTGCGCCAACTGAACCCGGCCTACCACCAACGCATTACAGCCCCACGCCGCGAATATCAGTTACTGGTACCCGTCGACAAGGCAGAGAGCTTCAGTGCCGCCCTGGAAGCCCTGCCGGACTCAGCCTGGGTTGACTATCAGCCCTATCAGGTCCGTCGTGGCGACAACCTGTCTACCATCGCCCAGCGCCACAGTGTTTCAATCACCGCGATTCGGGACATCAACAACTTGCGTGGCAACCTGATCCGGGCTGGTCAAACTCTCATGCTGCCGAAGCCGCTGGAGACCGCCCAGGGCAACAATGTACCGCAACAGGCCAGCGCCCAGTCATCCACCTCCAGTTACACTGTGCGCTCAGGTGACAGTCTGTGGACCATTGCCCGCCAACATGGCATCAGTGTCGCCAGTCTGAAACAAACCAACAATCTGAGCAGCAATGCCCTGCAGATCGGCCAACAGCTGCGCTTGCCGGGCAGCACTGCGAGCAACCAGCAGCAGACGACCTACACTGTGCGTTCGGGTGATTCGTTGTACAGTATTGCCCGGCGCTTCAAGATCGAGATTGATCATATCCGCAACTGGAACACGCTGGGGCGGCATTTGCAGCCAGGTCAGCAATTGACCCTTTATCTGCCTTGA